The Mucilaginibacter mallensis genome has a segment encoding these proteins:
- a CDS encoding vitamin K epoxide reductase family protein: protein MIASHLFKSLNIKYTNTYVRSYFDQHPFPNSLLAITDLLESYKISSETYLTSDDKISEFSLPFIAKKNSPEEFVMVTAINDSHINYVGDNGKAVMMIKHEFLLSWSGIGLVPETSELSGEPDYKANFMKQLSATFSKWLIRFTAVICPILLLVFTYNQNRSIDTLCQTVLSLVGVVICGLLIYQSMDESNPFVRKLCTYKGRSDCGEITSGKGGKLFNVFKWSEIGFIYFSAIFLLLTVSKFTVSNHSFLAILSLCSLPYMVYSVTFQWLILKKWCRLCLAVQVVLLIQFAIQYNYLADFRSVDIHSILFFGFFSIILMAMLRIYVPLKSDAIALISLSKQLGQLKKDRELFDSLLYKRQKLTFNNAAVGSISFGSEQATTVIKCVTNPSCGPCGPMFKKLDRWLSENSSLRVEFLFWGNADKNSFENNFIRHLIALYNEKGSCVSYEAYKSWYETPRKLDVWMADSPVDVDGSEVESLLEAHSQFCVVNKIPHTPAIFVDDHLLPQVYDIEDLKWFF from the coding sequence ATGATAGCATCCCATTTGTTTAAATCGCTAAATATAAAATATACGAATACATATGTACGATCATATTTTGATCAGCATCCCTTTCCAAACAGCCTATTGGCAATAACTGACTTGTTGGAATCTTATAAAATTTCCAGTGAAACGTATTTAACAAGCGATGATAAGATAAGTGAGTTTTCGTTACCCTTTATAGCTAAAAAAAACAGCCCGGAAGAGTTTGTCATGGTGACAGCCATTAATGATTCACATATCAATTATGTTGGAGACAATGGAAAAGCAGTAATGATGATAAAGCACGAATTTCTTTTAAGTTGGTCTGGAATCGGATTAGTTCCGGAAACCTCTGAATTAAGCGGAGAACCTGATTACAAAGCCAACTTCATGAAGCAACTTTCCGCAACATTCTCGAAATGGTTAATCAGGTTTACTGCGGTCATTTGCCCGATTTTATTACTGGTTTTTACTTATAATCAGAATAGGAGCATTGATACATTGTGCCAAACGGTATTGTCATTGGTTGGCGTTGTAATTTGCGGGTTGTTGATCTATCAGAGTATGGATGAATCGAATCCGTTTGTTCGCAAGCTATGCACTTACAAAGGAAGATCTGATTGCGGCGAGATTACCTCTGGAAAAGGTGGGAAATTATTTAATGTATTCAAATGGAGCGAAATAGGTTTTATCTATTTTAGCGCTATATTTCTGTTGCTGACAGTATCAAAATTTACAGTATCAAACCATTCATTTTTAGCTATCTTAAGCTTATGTTCATTGCCCTATATGGTTTATTCCGTAACATTTCAATGGCTCATATTAAAAAAATGGTGCAGGCTCTGTCTGGCTGTTCAGGTGGTGTTGCTTATTCAATTTGCGATTCAATATAATTATCTGGCCGATTTCAGATCGGTTGATATTCATTCGATTTTATTTTTTGGATTTTTCTCTATCATTTTGATGGCAATGCTTCGCATATATGTGCCGTTAAAAAGCGACGCCATTGCTTTAATCTCATTAAGTAAACAGTTAGGGCAGCTTAAGAAAGATAGAGAACTTTTCGACAGCTTATTATATAAGCGGCAAAAGCTCACATTTAACAATGCAGCCGTAGGCTCAATATCATTTGGTAGTGAACAAGCCACAACCGTTATCAAATGTGTTACAAATCCTTCCTGTGGCCCATGCGGGCCGATGTTTAAGAAGCTTGACCGTTGGCTAAGTGAAAACAGTAGCCTGCGTGTAGAATTCCTGTTTTGGGGAAACGCAGATAAGAACAGCTTTGAGAACAACTTTATTCGGCACCTCATCGCCTTATATAATGAAAAAGGTAGTTGTGTTTCTTATGAAGCCTATAAATCCTGGTATGAAACACCGCGTAAGCTGGATGTGTGGATGGCGGATAGCCCGGTAGATGTAGATGGTTCCGAGGTAGAAAGCCTGTTAGAAGCTCATTCTCAATTCTGTGTTGTAAATAAGATACCCCATACGCCTGCTATTTTCGTTGATGATCATCTGTTGCCGCAAGTATATGATATTGAGGATCTAAAATGGTTCTTTTAA
- a CDS encoding RHS repeat domain-containing protein — protein sequence MKIIFYILFFLLAIDQVLAQNIIVNNANLDLQQLASRSTITSQVDPAGGQVMHVSHVMILKVNPNLPFALAKNFTVAVKIGAWYQHPLTDPADTEKTLVVNYSDKGTYNSKDEWVKEDIPAVTYKIMSVTITDANNNTVTITDTNKGLIVFKQQLQYDRYLKPDPTDKIKLQHIKITTDNGYAVLDWANIPWARAYDIEYAFADNYTDNIAQFLSPAQVGYNFRFNSTRIRLTATSYKIPIVYENGFLLFRVRPVGFAGNQNNIPVTGKWSTDESGDKLTEQTVGAEGAFFCKISGSTVHENDKKNWQHIAVFSSNGKRKDSVFYSDGTLRTRQTVSAFSSQNNLLVSETIYDNSGRAAIQVLPAPVFPTDLSFGDLPKIAYQDKFNTNTGGTDYNWQNFDKNKQPNDCVTAPDPLANTSGAGKYYSTANDLWNLSSPGIKRQLAYVPDAGGYPFSQTEFTPDGTGRILSISGPGAVHRLGGGHGIKFYYGNPSQDELDEFFGSDVGTASHYTKEVRVNENNQAHIIIKDLSGHTILSGLTGKTQANLDPVTTASGHDIIVNLIDDGNRPNAANNAIESTQSVVIAEPTDLNLYYNLQPRKYNDTVCTKNDKLCYDCIYNLSISVTDACHTKLLDTMVHIGTLNELRSCELNPAEQNIKKKWRVGPGVYTVTKVLAVDEHAVEAYISDFLNDPCWNTVQPDTSQSVPVKTCIIADTAIRQNCENDTAKQTINPLIRYLPVIKPCTEGCILRPGSDYLSLVLQKMLADLSPGGQYAQCPGCGVNGMLPNITDYPLSVLNAYNKLPSKGNWMHPIIEYRNEDGSPILIDVVINGARKKLKPEGLSFQLFLQYWKPSMAYSLLPYHPEYCTYEWAAGHRAFFAYQDSLMAIDIFKQAQTKFPGLTPGTGKSIDITKDPLFDTTDTEGLRRWTEMTKYLSDVNALLNPRVPSPPLTISEFAELAAAGFSAGRKSDDLLRQYLKTHQLFGKNVDSDEQWQYIKIAYLAARAKVLDNAIQSTESCCRVEKYIGTQDCFSGFSKSPCVSYADKIPVFANTDQIRRLALAKNELASAINPNGPPPCLNCDGPQTMLSFFNTMAVKKQLSGTFPLNGRILAAIGNRQTDAAIAAGDGITWTSTISAAVLNASIADAKTSQKIIDLTLTGEDPLNWQKVIAFTCLKATGPPSNFTLMVTDAGGKQFTIQGKILTGLAVTNCTGLTNPGDQTTASAVNPVFLRMLQQVLKSANAGSIPAQQVFGGTADQNTDPGPISIWYVPTTSYTTSPLVLEAEVPQPDHANKLMDITVQFNDISEINDFRDWIIDGYELVSPATVPSDCADINTIKLRIKDQAGTKKDIIIISTMDFSFGKACKSASGPSLCCMPVMPQNSSLPAEDPAAMARTRYLNSELQRIDQLKHQRAAVLRQQYIDHCLRPIEIFTADFDENIYQATLSYYDQAGNLTKTISPRDVDTLTAAQLKQIRDDRLAGKISAVVTHHVNPTSYTYNSANSLITSNSPNSGLTRYCYDEYGRVIYQQAAAQHNDHHRTSFIKYDPSGRIVQSGEIIPDEDPVVPRLLYRNFEKHLAISNYDKSDVINSYYDDLPLKYQFNGFDQNLNHFKLENLRNRVAITVYNEDLKVKIPYTQAYFYSYDVRGHVTKLYQDFRYLTTLQNGHLEQRLKKTLYTYDLFTDKVSMVWYQPGQADEFVSRYSYDGAYRLENVRTSRRKWEPIDEMDLDAHYQYYPHGPLARIELGQEKIQGVDYIYTIGGQLKAMNGTPLNSGTGIGDDGKVFLSDVASFALSYCPGDYTPVGKQPFMPDLTGSLLSGGSDNSYAAPQYNDNISSMITTIPANGSSPDHSIQYNAYRYDALNRLAGMKLFKPAGTWPNGTMGDDYLNTYIFDGNGNFSKLVRNDQNGKLIDNLNYTYGAADRLDHIVNTAATTSNQLTQYEYDTSGRLTSEIQNNSSWVYTWNSFNKPANIKKDDFNEQFTYNALTQRAFKYNEQNNTFTYYTRDLQGNVFAIYTFTPNSAKLDQIPLYGASRLGTEAIGLDLTKSFDPDEMISARGTKGYEITDNLGGVLATVSDRRLLQSNGWTADITSAQNYYPFGMPEPGVATGAYRYGYNGKEKDNEIFGDGNAYDYGSRFYDPRIGRWLSADPLAGRYPSFSPYNYSLNNPINTFDPDGAAPVLFLPLNIENSLPKGEPSDLDATIAMQVAIFNYLRKAGQLSLPTEGEKIPSSVITDNVKELNPTALKAQIMVESTLGNLAPIDVMQFDNKGDANGTMRSLKDRLLDGAEMSPDVSINAGIRLTAIKGFRDGIKYDSNGHLTYSWKGWDKAMFNYNGKGDPLYMQKFNCFLEEFNGSGNTSCPPTATPSPSHSPSPSSSPSPTDPQPARTPIPK from the coding sequence ATGAAGATCATTTTTTATATACTTTTTTTCTTGCTTGCAATTGATCAAGTGCTCGCGCAGAACATCATTGTCAACAATGCTAATTTGGACTTGCAGCAGCTAGCAAGTAGAAGCACTATTACAAGCCAGGTGGACCCGGCCGGCGGCCAGGTCATGCATGTCAGCCATGTAATGATCCTAAAAGTCAACCCGAATCTGCCGTTCGCGCTGGCAAAAAATTTCACTGTAGCTGTTAAAATCGGTGCCTGGTATCAGCATCCTCTTACCGATCCTGCAGATACTGAAAAAACGCTTGTTGTCAATTATAGCGACAAGGGTACTTACAATTCTAAAGACGAATGGGTAAAAGAAGATATCCCCGCTGTGACCTATAAAATAATGTCCGTGACAATAACCGATGCAAACAACAATACCGTTACGATAACTGATACAAATAAAGGCCTCATCGTCTTCAAACAGCAACTTCAATATGATCGTTATTTAAAACCTGATCCGACCGACAAGATCAAATTACAGCACATCAAAATCACGACCGATAATGGTTACGCCGTCCTCGACTGGGCCAATATACCCTGGGCACGGGCTTATGACATAGAGTACGCCTTTGCAGATAATTATACTGACAATATCGCTCAGTTCCTAAGCCCCGCGCAGGTCGGCTACAACTTTCGGTTTAACAGCACACGCATACGGCTTACAGCTACTTCCTATAAAATCCCGATCGTTTATGAAAATGGATTTCTGCTATTCAGGGTACGTCCGGTTGGTTTTGCGGGCAACCAAAACAACATTCCCGTCACCGGCAAATGGTCAACTGATGAGTCAGGCGACAAATTAACGGAACAGACAGTGGGCGCAGAAGGCGCTTTTTTTTGTAAGATATCGGGATCAACGGTACATGAAAACGATAAAAAAAATTGGCAGCACATTGCCGTTTTCTCTTCCAATGGAAAACGTAAAGACTCGGTCTTCTATAGCGATGGCACCCTGCGCACCAGGCAGACGGTATCCGCATTCAGCTCGCAAAACAACCTGCTCGTTAGTGAAACCATTTACGACAACTCTGGAAGAGCAGCCATCCAAGTTCTACCCGCTCCTGTGTTTCCCACGGACCTTAGCTTCGGCGATTTGCCCAAAATCGCTTACCAGGATAAGTTCAATACAAACACTGGCGGAACTGATTACAACTGGCAGAACTTTGATAAGAATAAACAACCCAATGACTGTGTCACTGCCCCTGATCCATTAGCAAATACTTCCGGTGCGGGTAAGTATTACTCCACTGCCAACGACCTCTGGAACCTTTCATCGCCAGGGATCAAAAGGCAGTTGGCATACGTACCTGATGCAGGCGGATATCCCTTCAGCCAGACTGAGTTCACGCCGGACGGAACCGGGCGAATACTGAGTATATCGGGGCCGGGAGCTGTCCATCGCCTCGGTGGCGGACATGGGATCAAATTTTATTACGGCAATCCTTCGCAGGATGAACTTGACGAGTTTTTTGGAAGTGACGTCGGGACAGCGTCGCATTACACCAAGGAAGTTCGCGTCAATGAAAATAACCAGGCTCACATTATAATCAAGGATCTTTCCGGGCATACGATTTTATCCGGGCTGACCGGTAAAACTCAGGCTAACCTCGACCCTGTTACCACCGCCAGCGGTCATGACATCATTGTGAACCTCATTGATGACGGAAACAGGCCTAATGCTGCAAATAATGCCATTGAGTCTACCCAATCTGTAGTGATAGCAGAACCAACCGATTTAAATCTCTATTATAATCTTCAGCCACGAAAATACAATGACACGGTCTGTACCAAGAATGACAAGCTCTGTTACGATTGTATTTATAACCTGTCGATCTCTGTTACCGATGCGTGCCACACAAAACTACTAGACACTATGGTGCATATCGGTACGTTAAATGAATTGAGAAGTTGCGAATTAAATCCGGCCGAACAAAATATTAAGAAAAAGTGGAGGGTCGGCCCCGGTGTTTATACGGTCACCAAGGTACTGGCCGTAGACGAACACGCCGTAGAAGCTTATATCAGCGATTTTCTCAACGATCCATGCTGGAACACAGTCCAGCCCGACACATCGCAATCAGTCCCGGTTAAAACCTGCATCATCGCTGATACCGCCATTCGCCAAAATTGCGAGAACGATACAGCAAAACAAACGATAAATCCGTTGATCAGATACCTGCCCGTTATCAAACCCTGTACCGAAGGATGTATACTCAGACCGGGAAGTGACTACTTATCCCTTGTCTTACAAAAAATGTTGGCAGATCTCTCCCCGGGCGGACAATACGCCCAATGCCCCGGTTGCGGAGTCAACGGAATGCTACCTAACATTACGGATTATCCCTTATCCGTGTTAAACGCCTATAACAAATTGCCCAGCAAGGGGAACTGGATGCACCCGATAATTGAATACCGTAACGAAGACGGCTCGCCCATATTGATCGACGTTGTCATAAATGGCGCAAGAAAAAAACTCAAACCGGAAGGACTCTCCTTTCAACTCTTTCTCCAGTATTGGAAACCATCCATGGCTTACTCGCTCCTGCCATACCATCCGGAATATTGCACATACGAATGGGCTGCCGGCCATAGGGCATTTTTCGCCTATCAGGATTCATTGATGGCGATAGATATCTTTAAACAAGCACAAACAAAGTTTCCGGGGTTAACGCCAGGTACAGGTAAGTCCATCGACATAACTAAAGATCCGTTATTCGACACTACTGATACCGAAGGCCTGAGGCGCTGGACGGAAATGACCAAATATCTTAGTGACGTCAACGCTTTATTGAATCCCAGAGTCCCTTCACCTCCGTTAACTATAAGCGAATTCGCAGAATTAGCCGCTGCAGGATTTAGTGCGGGCCGAAAATCCGACGATCTATTACGTCAATATTTGAAAACCCATCAGCTTTTCGGCAAAAATGTCGACTCTGACGAACAATGGCAGTATATCAAAATTGCATACCTCGCAGCAAGAGCGAAAGTCTTAGACAACGCTATTCAAAGTACTGAGTCTTGTTGCAGAGTAGAAAAATATATTGGCACTCAGGACTGCTTCAGTGGATTTTCTAAATCTCCATGCGTTTCGTACGCCGACAAAATTCCTGTTTTCGCCAACACAGATCAGATAAGGCGCTTGGCGCTTGCAAAAAACGAGCTGGCGTCCGCTATAAATCCTAATGGGCCTCCCCCATGCCTGAACTGTGACGGGCCGCAAACGATGCTGTCCTTCTTTAACACTATGGCTGTTAAAAAACAACTCTCTGGCACATTTCCTTTGAACGGAAGAATATTGGCCGCCATTGGCAACAGGCAAACGGATGCGGCGATCGCTGCGGGCGATGGTATCACTTGGACTTCCACTATAAGCGCCGCCGTCCTGAACGCTAGTATCGCAGATGCAAAGACCTCCCAAAAAATAATTGATCTTACCCTGACAGGCGAAGACCCACTAAACTGGCAAAAAGTGATCGCGTTTACCTGTTTAAAAGCAACCGGACCACCCAGTAACTTTACTTTAATGGTAACAGATGCCGGAGGTAAACAATTCACCATTCAAGGTAAAATACTAACAGGCCTGGCGGTTACTAACTGTACGGGCCTTACAAACCCTGGCGACCAGACGACAGCTTCAGCGGTCAACCCGGTTTTTTTGCGAATGCTGCAACAAGTGTTAAAGTCGGCCAATGCAGGATCAATACCCGCCCAGCAAGTTTTCGGAGGAACCGCTGACCAAAACACCGATCCCGGCCCCATCAGTATATGGTATGTCCCCACGACCTCTTACACCACATCTCCCCTGGTGCTGGAAGCTGAAGTTCCGCAGCCCGACCACGCCAATAAACTCATGGATATTACCGTCCAGTTTAACGACATCAGTGAAATCAACGATTTCAGGGACTGGATCATTGACGGATATGAACTGGTTTCCCCTGCAACCGTTCCTTCTGACTGCGCGGATATCAATACCATAAAATTGCGGATCAAAGACCAGGCAGGAACAAAAAAAGACATCATAATCATATCCACCATGGATTTTTCCTTTGGAAAAGCCTGTAAAAGCGCGAGCGGGCCTAGCTTATGCTGCATGCCTGTTATGCCACAAAATTCGTCACTCCCTGCCGAGGACCCCGCGGCTATGGCACGGACACGATACCTGAATAGCGAACTACAGCGCATCGACCAGCTCAAACATCAACGGGCTGCAGTGTTGCGCCAGCAGTATATCGACCACTGCCTGCGCCCCATTGAAATCTTCACAGCAGATTTCGACGAAAACATTTACCAGGCTACATTGAGCTATTATGACCAGGCAGGTAACCTCACCAAAACAATATCCCCAAGAGACGTCGATACTTTAACGGCCGCTCAGCTGAAACAGATCAGGGATGACCGGCTTGCCGGAAAAATCAGTGCTGTTGTTACTCACCACGTCAATCCCACCAGTTATACCTATAATTCCGCTAACAGTTTAATAACCAGCAACAGTCCAAATTCAGGCCTAACCCGTTACTGCTACGACGAATATGGCAGAGTAATTTATCAGCAAGCTGCCGCACAACACAACGACCATCACCGGACGTCTTTTATAAAATATGACCCGAGCGGACGTATTGTGCAATCCGGCGAGATCATCCCGGATGAAGATCCTGTGGTCCCGCGACTACTTTATCGCAATTTTGAAAAGCATCTGGCGATCTCAAACTATGATAAAAGCGATGTTATCAACTCCTATTACGACGATCTCCCCCTTAAATATCAATTTAATGGTTTTGATCAAAACCTTAATCATTTTAAACTTGAAAACCTTCGCAACCGCGTAGCAATTACCGTTTATAACGAAGACTTGAAAGTTAAAATACCCTACACGCAGGCTTACTTTTACAGCTATGACGTCAGGGGGCATGTCACGAAACTTTACCAGGACTTTAGATACCTGACAACCTTACAAAACGGACATCTAGAGCAGCGTCTTAAAAAAACACTATATACATATGACCTTTTCACGGACAAAGTTAGTATGGTCTGGTACCAGCCTGGACAAGCAGACGAGTTCGTATCCCGGTATTCTTACGACGGTGCATACCGGCTTGAAAACGTCAGAACATCGAGGCGTAAGTGGGAGCCAATTGACGAGATGGACCTCGACGCACACTACCAATATTACCCGCACGGCCCCCTCGCCCGAATCGAACTCGGGCAGGAAAAAATTCAGGGAGTCGATTATATTTACACGATTGGTGGCCAACTGAAAGCAATGAACGGTACGCCACTTAATTCCGGCACGGGTATTGGCGACGATGGAAAAGTATTCTTAAGCGATGTCGCCTCGTTTGCCCTCTCATATTGCCCCGGTGATTATACACCTGTCGGGAAACAGCCATTTATGCCCGACTTAACCGGCTCGTTATTAAGTGGCGGCTCTGACAACAGTTATGCCGCGCCTCAATACAACGATAATATCAGCAGCATGATAACGACGATACCTGCGAACGGTTCATCACCTGATCATAGTATTCAATATAACGCCTATCGCTATGACGCTCTCAATCGTTTGGCCGGGATGAAACTCTTTAAGCCTGCCGGCACCTGGCCAAATGGAACGATGGGTGATGACTACTTAAATACATACATTTTCGACGGCAACGGTAACTTTTCAAAGCTTGTAAGGAACGATCAAAATGGAAAGCTCATTGACAATCTGAATTATACTTATGGAGCGGCCGACCGTTTGGACCATATAGTAAATACGGCCGCAACCACGTCGAACCAACTGACGCAATATGAATATGATACTAGTGGTCGCTTAACTTCCGAGATTCAAAATAACTCATCTTGGGTTTATACCTGGAACTCCTTCAACAAACCTGCAAATATCAAAAAAGACGATTTTAACGAGCAATTCACCTACAACGCACTGACGCAGAGGGCGTTTAAATACAATGAACAAAACAACACGTTTACTTATTACACGCGCGATCTGCAAGGTAACGTTTTTGCAATTTATACCTTCACTCCAAATAGCGCTAAACTAGACCAAATTCCGTTGTATGGCGCCAGTCGATTAGGAACGGAAGCTATTGGCCTAGACCTTACTAAATCGTTCGACCCCGATGAGATGATTTCGGCCCGCGGCACAAAGGGGTATGAAATCACTGACAACCTCGGGGGCGTTCTGGCTACCGTATCAGACCGAAGACTTCTACAAAGCAACGGATGGACTGCTGACATAACATCTGCACAGAATTATTATCCCTTTGGCATGCCTGAACCAGGTGTAGCAACCGGTGCTTATCGCTATGGATACAATGGTAAAGAAAAGGACAACGAGATATTTGGCGATGGAAATGCTTATGATTATGGCTCGCGGTTCTATGACCCGAGAATCGGAAGATGGCTTAGCGCTGATCCATTAGCCGGTAGATATCCTTCCTTTAGCCCATACAATTATAGTTTAAATAACCCCATCAACACATTTGACCCAGATGGCGCAGCTCCAGTACTTTTTCTACCGTTGAACATTGAAAACTCATTGCCGAAAGGTGAACCTTCCGATTTGGACGCTACCATTGCCATGCAAGTCGCCATATTTAATTATTTAAGAAAAGCAGGCCAACTTTCACTTCCAACGGAAGGTGAAAAAATACCCTCATCCGTTATCACCGACAATGTAAAAGAGTTGAACCCTACAGCGTTGAAAGCTCAGATAATGGTAGAATCTACATTGGGGAACCTCGCTCCAATAGATGTCATGCAATTTGACAACAAAGGCGACGCTAATGGAACAATGCGATCATTAAAAGATAGGTTATTGGACGGCGCAGAGATGAGCCCTGACGTCTCTATTAATGCCGGTATAAGGCTAACTGCAATCAAAGGATTTAGAGACGGAATTAAATACGACTCAAACGGGCATTTAACTTATTCTTGGAAAGGATGGGATAAAGCTATGTTTAACTATAATGGCAAAGGCGATCCTCTTTACATGCAGAAATTTAATTGCTTTCTAGAAGAATTTAATGGTTCAGGTAATACATCCTGTCCGCCTACGGCTACACCTTCGCCATCCCACTCACCTTCGCCATCGTCTTCACCGTCTCCAACTGACCCACAACCAGCTCGAACACCAATACCAAAATAG
- a CDS encoding peptidase domain-containing ABC transporter, protein MGFTFFKQQDTMDCGATCLRMVCGHYGRKIGIVELRRACRITSQGASLLGVMEAAEVIGFSTTGLELSLKDLHKLKLPAILHWTKEHFVVLFKIKKDTYYVADPSKAIIKFSKPEFTERWCNADGNGIALELVPLPALQEGSDKNHSSHGGEFLKRYFYIYKALIFQILIGLAIASLLQLVLPFLTQSLIDTGIRYRNINFIQLIIIAQVMLLIGRAAVNFIRSWLLFHLSMRINLSILADFVLKLMKLPISFFLSKTSGDILQRINDQSKIESFLTGPFLNTIFSLGNLIVFSVLLFFFNKVIFLISLIGVIAYSLWVLCFLRYRRFLNFKKFDVSSKNQNLLMQLIFGIKEIKLNNSEREFRWEWENSQVELFRWDMKNISLNQVQEIGATFINESKNILITYLCATYVIHGEITLGTMMAMLYVIGQLNSPVEYIALFVQEVQDATISWERLNEVQQMDDEFSGTEDRCSSLPDNRNIYIENLDFSYPGAGNPTVIDKLSFEIPYGKSTAIVGKSGCGKTTLVNLILQLYSKDAGKILVGNIDIEQMDPRAWRQACGFVMQDGYIFSDTIIKNITVSTGIYDQAMLDLAIEVANLGDFINDLALKGDTKIGVGGVGLSQGQKQRILIARVVYKNADFVFLDEATNALDAENERTIISNFNKFFKGKTVVIIAHRLSTVTNADNIIVMSKGKLIEQGRHESLIKEQGAYYSLIKNQLELGI, encoded by the coding sequence ATGGGATTTACCTTTTTTAAACAGCAGGATACTATGGATTGTGGTGCTACCTGCCTGAGAATGGTATGCGGGCACTATGGCAGAAAAATTGGCATAGTCGAATTGCGGCGTGCGTGTAGGATAACCAGTCAGGGGGCAAGCCTTTTAGGAGTTATGGAAGCTGCTGAAGTCATAGGATTTTCAACTACCGGGTTGGAACTATCATTGAAAGATTTGCACAAACTTAAATTACCTGCTATCCTTCACTGGACTAAAGAGCACTTTGTTGTTCTTTTCAAAATTAAAAAGGACACATATTATGTAGCGGACCCTTCGAAAGCAATCATAAAGTTTTCAAAACCGGAGTTTACAGAACGTTGGTGCAATGCGGATGGTAATGGTATCGCACTTGAACTGGTACCTCTGCCTGCTTTGCAGGAAGGGTCAGATAAAAACCATTCTTCACATGGCGGTGAGTTTCTGAAGCGGTATTTCTATATTTATAAGGCTTTAATTTTTCAGATCCTGATTGGTCTTGCAATTGCCAGCCTGCTGCAACTGGTCCTGCCTTTTCTTACCCAATCACTCATCGATACAGGCATCAGATATCGAAATATCAATTTTATTCAGTTAATAATTATTGCTCAGGTGATGCTCCTTATTGGTAGGGCGGCTGTTAATTTTATTCGTTCCTGGCTGTTGTTTCATTTAAGCATGAGGATCAACTTATCGATTCTGGCTGATTTTGTGCTTAAGCTGATGAAATTACCGATTAGCTTCTTTCTTTCCAAGACTTCAGGAGACATTCTGCAACGCATAAACGATCAGTCTAAAATTGAAAGCTTTTTGACAGGCCCCTTCCTAAACACAATATTTTCCTTGGGAAACTTGATTGTTTTCAGCGTGTTACTATTTTTTTTCAATAAGGTAATTTTTTTAATTTCTCTTATTGGGGTAATCGCCTATTCACTATGGGTACTTTGTTTTCTTAGGTACCGCCGTTTTTTAAACTTCAAAAAATTTGATGTCTCTTCGAAAAATCAAAACTTATTGATGCAGCTTATTTTTGGAATTAAGGAAATTAAGCTTAATAATAGTGAGCGCGAGTTTAGATGGGAATGGGAGAATTCGCAAGTCGAACTTTTTAGATGGGATATGAAAAATATTTCCTTGAACCAGGTACAGGAGATAGGTGCGACATTTATTAATGAATCGAAGAATATACTTATAACGTATTTATGTGCAACCTATGTTATTCATGGAGAAATAACCCTTGGTACCATGATGGCAATGCTATATGTTATAGGACAACTCAACAGTCCAGTGGAGTACATTGCACTCTTTGTGCAAGAGGTACAGGATGCGACAATCAGTTGGGAGCGTTTAAATGAAGTTCAGCAAATGGATGATGAATTTTCAGGAACAGAAGATCGCTGCTCATCACTACCTGACAACAGGAATATTTACATAGAAAACCTGGATTTTAGCTACCCGGGTGCGGGAAATCCAACGGTTATTGACAAGTTGTCTTTTGAAATTCCTTATGGTAAGAGTACCGCAATAGTTGGAAAAAGTGGCTGTGGAAAGACTACGCTGGTCAATCTTATATTGCAATTGTACTCCAAAGACGCTGGTAAGATACTTGTAGGAAATATTGACATAGAACAGATGGATCCCCGGGCGTGGAGACAGGCTTGCGGTTTCGTGATGCAGGATGGATATATCTTCTCTGATACCATAATTAAAAATATTACAGTAAGTACCGGAATATATGATCAGGCGATGCTTGATTTAGCAATTGAAGTTGCCAATCTCGGTGATTTTATTAATGACCTGGCATTAAAAGGGGATACAAAGATAGGGGTTGGTGGAGTTGGCTTGAGTCAGGGGCAGAAGCAAAGAATATTGATAGCCCGGGTCGTTTATAAAAATGCCGATTTTGTCTTCCTGGATGAAGCGACAAATGCATTGGATGCAGAAAATGAAAGAACGATCATCTCCAATTTTAATAAGTTCTTCAAAGGGAAGACTGTTGTTATTATTGCCCATCGATTGAGTACAGTAACAAATGCAGATAATATTATTGTTATGAGTAAGGGAAAGCTAATTGAACAGGGCAGACACGAAAGCCTGATCAAAGAACAGGGTGCTTATTATTCACTGATAAAAAATCAACTTGAACTTGGCATCTGA